Proteins found in one Serinicoccus marinus DSM 15273 genomic segment:
- the dapA gene encoding 4-hydroxy-tetrahydrodipicolinate synthase → MSSSLTAAPFTGLGVALATPFTTGTDAVGGSRKPAVDHDAFGRLVEHVIADGRGIDWLVVLGSTGEAATVTDVERHALVHQAVELARRDDRRIPVVVGVGHNDTERTCELAAQAAAAGADALLVVTPFYNKPQVSGLVAHYRAVADAAPGLPIIAYNVPGRTGCNITPEALRAIWEIDQVVAIKESSGDLRQVARMCQEAPQGRAVLAGDDDLALAGIAVGAQGLVSVCANVVPTETRRLVHAAMAGDLCLARETVTLLAPTMAAMFVETNPVPVKAALACLGLATAQVRLPLSPAEPDTLSQVQTALADLQAARRDGSASIGRLPERVAVPHDTSALAS, encoded by the coding sequence ATGAGCAGCAGCCTCACCGCAGCACCGTTCACCGGTCTCGGCGTCGCCCTGGCGACGCCGTTCACGACCGGGACCGACGCCGTGGGCGGCTCGCGAAAGCCCGCTGTCGACCACGACGCCTTCGGCCGCCTCGTCGAGCACGTGATCGCCGACGGGCGGGGGATCGACTGGCTCGTCGTCCTCGGCTCCACCGGCGAGGCCGCCACGGTCACCGACGTCGAGCGGCACGCGCTGGTGCACCAGGCCGTCGAGCTGGCCCGCCGCGACGACCGCCGCATCCCGGTCGTCGTGGGGGTCGGGCACAACGACACCGAGCGCACCTGCGAGCTCGCCGCGCAGGCCGCGGCCGCCGGGGCCGACGCCCTGCTCGTCGTCACGCCGTTCTACAACAAGCCCCAGGTCAGCGGGCTGGTAGCGCACTACCGCGCCGTCGCCGACGCGGCGCCGGGGCTGCCGATCATCGCCTACAACGTGCCCGGCCGCACCGGCTGCAACATCACTCCCGAGGCGCTGCGGGCAATCTGGGAGATCGACCAGGTCGTCGCGATCAAGGAGAGTTCGGGCGACCTGCGCCAGGTCGCCCGGATGTGCCAGGAGGCGCCGCAGGGCCGTGCGGTGCTCGCCGGGGACGACGACCTCGCGCTGGCCGGCATCGCCGTCGGCGCGCAGGGGCTGGTCTCGGTGTGCGCCAACGTGGTACCGACCGAGACCCGGCGCCTCGTGCACGCCGCCATGGCTGGCGACCTGTGCCTCGCCCGCGAGACCGTCACGCTGCTGGCGCCGACGATGGCAGCGATGTTCGTCGAGACCAACCCGGTGCCGGTCAAGGCGGCGCTGGCGTGCCTCGGGCTGGCCACCGCACAGGTACGGCTGCCGCTCTCCCCAGCCGAGCCGGACACCTTGTCGCAGGTCCAGACCGCGCTGGCCGACCTGCAGGCCGCCCGCCGCGATGGCTCGGCGTCGATCGGCCGGCTGCCGGAGCGAGTCGCCGTCCCGCACGACACCTCGGCGCTGGCGTCGTGA
- a CDS encoding pyridoxal phosphate-dependent aminotransferase — protein MTLGAPPDAINLGLGEPGWPLPTGQAARPDEGSADLSYGPNTSDPALVEAIAGYAQARGSATVGPDGVMVTAGSQAALFALFQAYAEPGSAVLAPDPGFVAYPTLARLCGATPVGYPLGPDGDLDADALLAVLGEHGHTSLVVLNHPANPTGGLASADALDRVAEACAERDVLLVSDEVYAELWVDGPPASLRDVTHTGVVLGSMSKAFGAPGLRIGWVTGDPEVLAPARLVHNAMTTAPSRLSQRAALALLGAAGEVLPAAREQLRLRWDAVERLAASGKGHRSLGDGPPKARSRDAARAGFYLWLPLPGDVDPNDTEAFALRLRDEGGVTTIPGTAFGVRGSGFLRVSLGGPVEDLEEGLRRLAPWWKA, from the coding sequence ATGACGCTCGGAGCCCCGCCGGACGCGATCAACCTCGGGCTCGGCGAGCCCGGGTGGCCGCTGCCGACCGGACAGGCCGCGCGTCCCGACGAGGGCTCGGCCGACCTGTCCTACGGGCCCAACACCTCCGACCCGGCTCTGGTGGAGGCGATCGCCGGCTACGCCCAGGCCCGCGGTTCGGCCACGGTCGGTCCGGACGGGGTCATGGTCACCGCCGGCAGCCAGGCGGCGCTCTTCGCGCTCTTCCAGGCGTATGCCGAGCCCGGATCGGCCGTGCTCGCGCCCGACCCCGGCTTCGTCGCCTACCCCACCCTCGCCCGGCTGTGCGGCGCGACGCCGGTCGGCTACCCGCTCGGCCCGGACGGTGACCTCGACGCTGACGCGCTGCTCGCGGTGCTGGGCGAGCACGGGCATACCTCCCTGGTCGTGCTCAACCACCCCGCCAACCCGACCGGTGGGTTGGCCTCTGCCGACGCGCTCGATCGGGTCGCCGAGGCGTGCGCGGAGCGCGACGTGCTGCTCGTCAGCGACGAGGTGTATGCCGAGCTGTGGGTCGACGGGCCGCCCGCCTCGCTGCGTGATGTCACGCACACGGGCGTGGTGCTGGGGTCGATGAGCAAGGCCTTCGGCGCGCCCGGGCTGCGGATCGGCTGGGTGACCGGTGACCCCGAGGTGCTCGCACCTGCTCGACTGGTGCACAACGCGATGACGACGGCCCCGTCGCGGCTATCGCAGCGCGCCGCGCTCGCGCTGCTCGGGGCCGCCGGCGAGGTGCTCCCCGCGGCGCGCGAGCAGCTCCGCCTGCGCTGGGACGCGGTCGAGCGACTGGCCGCCAGCGGAAAGGGACATCGGTCTCTGGGCGACGGGCCCCCGAAAGCTCGGTCCAGAGATGCGGCGCGCGCGGGGTTCTACCTCTGGCTCCCGCTCCCGGGCGACGTGGACCCCAACGACACCGAGGCCTTCGCGCTGCGACTACGCGACGAGGGCGGCGTGACCACGATCCCCGGCACCGCCTTCGGAGTGCGCGGCTCGGGCTTCCTGCGGGTGAGCCTCGGCGGGCCGGTGGAGGATCTCGAGGAAGGACTGCGGCGCCTGGCGCCCTGGTGGAAGGCATGA
- a CDS encoding 2,3,4,5-tetrahydropyridine-2,6-dicarboxylate N-succinyltransferase — MTPQDTTDDTSLRQVFAEGSGIDPTVQHVEELLAGLEDGSIRAARRAEDGTWAAHGWVKRGILAAFRLSETVELDWPGGSVDKSLVPARRITAGDGIRLVPGGTSVRRGAHLAPGVVVMPPSYVNVGGYVGAGSMVDSHVLVGSCAQVGERVHLSTAVQLGGVLEPVGARPVVVEDDVFVGAQCGLYEGVVVRRGAVLAPGVTLTSGTTIYDLVDQRELRGEVPERAVVVPGSRPARGDYADVLGLSLYAPVIVKYRDTATDAATALEESLR; from the coding sequence ATGACTCCGCAGGACACGACCGACGACACCTCGCTGCGCCAGGTCTTCGCCGAGGGCAGCGGCATCGACCCGACGGTGCAGCACGTGGAGGAGCTGCTCGCCGGGCTGGAGGACGGCTCGATCCGGGCCGCCCGTCGCGCCGAGGACGGCACCTGGGCCGCGCACGGCTGGGTCAAGCGCGGCATCCTCGCCGCCTTCCGGCTCAGCGAGACCGTCGAGCTCGACTGGCCGGGCGGCAGCGTCGACAAGTCGCTCGTGCCGGCGCGCCGGATCACGGCGGGCGACGGCATACGCCTCGTGCCGGGCGGCACCTCCGTCCGCCGCGGCGCGCACCTCGCGCCTGGGGTCGTCGTCATGCCGCCGAGCTATGTCAACGTCGGCGGGTATGTCGGCGCCGGCTCGATGGTCGACAGCCACGTGCTCGTCGGGTCGTGCGCGCAGGTCGGCGAGCGGGTGCACCTGTCGACGGCCGTGCAGCTGGGTGGCGTGCTGGAGCCGGTCGGTGCCCGCCCGGTCGTCGTCGAGGACGACGTCTTCGTCGGGGCGCAGTGCGGGCTCTACGAGGGCGTGGTCGTGCGTCGCGGTGCCGTGCTGGCACCGGGCGTCACGCTGACCTCGGGGACGACGATCTACGACCTGGTCGACCAGCGGGAGCTGCGCGGCGAGGTGCCCGAGCGCGCCGTCGTCGTGCCCGGCTCCCGCCCGGCGCGCGGTGACTACGCCGACGTCCTCGGGCTCTCGCTCTACGCCCCGGTGATCGTGAAGTACCGCGACACCGCGACCGACGCCGCCACGGCGCTCGAGGAGTCGCTGCGGTGA